In Sesamum indicum cultivar Zhongzhi No. 13 unplaced genomic scaffold, S_indicum_v1.0 scaffold00177, whole genome shotgun sequence, a single genomic region encodes these proteins:
- the LOC105179604 gene encoding uncharacterized protein At1g04910 has product MRRLGHRHQLKQSGVKGMFGRLSVAVIVLVICTVSLLSTVKSNTRSLSQSEVDVDMLWGPAASGGWRPSSAPRSEWPPPPTETNGYLRVRCNGGLNQQRSAICNAVLAARIMNATLVLPELDANSFWHDDSGFHGVYDVEHFIKSLRYDVQIVESIPEIRKNGKTKKIKAFQMRPPRDAPISWYTTEALKKMKEHGAIYLTPFSHRLAEEIDNPEYQRLRCRVNYHALRFKPHIMELSNSIVNRLRSQGHFMAIHLRFEMDMLAFAGCLDIFTPEEQKVLKKYRAENFAPKKLVYSERRAIGKCPLTPEEVGLILRAMGFDNSTRIYLAAGELFGGERFMKPFRSLFPRLENHNTLDSTGELAKNTRGLVGSAVDYMVCLLADIFMPTYDGPSNFANNLLGHRLYYGFRTNIQPDRKALAPIFIDREKGHTAGFEESIRRVMLNTNFGGPHKRVSPESFYTNSWPECFCQISASNPVDKCPPDNVLDILDSQLKTGGVDDSESVTSNSTSVADK; this is encoded by the exons ATGAGGAG ATTGGGGCATAGGCATCAACTGAAGCAATCAGGAGTTAAGGGCATGTTTGGAAGGCTATCGGTTGCTGTCATTGTGCTGGTGATCTGTACTGTTTCGCTTTTGTCCACTGTAAAGAGCAACACTCGATCCTTGTCTCAATCGGAG GTTGATGTGGATATGCTTTGGGGACCGGCTGCTTCTGGTGGGTGGCGGCCATCATCTGCTCCAAGATCTGAGTGGCCCC CTCCTCCAACAGAAACTAATGGCTACTTACGAGTCCGTTGTAATGGTGGCCTGAATCAGCAGAGGAGTGCG ATTTGCAATGCTGTTCTTGCTGCTCGAATCATGAATGCCACACTTGTGCTGCCTGAACTGGATGCGAATTCCTTCTGGCATGATGACAG TGGTTTTCATGGTGTCTATGACGTTGAGCATTTTATCAAGTCATTGAGATATGATGTACAAATAGTGGAAAGCATTCCAGAAATCCGGAAAAATGGGAAgaccaagaaaattaaagcTTTTCAG ATGCGGCCCCCAAGAGATGCTCCTATCAGTTGGTATACAACAGAAGCTTTAAAGAAGATGAAAGAGCATGGTGCTATTTATCTTACACCTTTCTCACATCGTTTGGCTGAAGAGATTGACAATCCTGAGTACCAGCGGCTAAGGTGTAGAGTGAATTATCATGCTTTGCGATTTAAGCCTCACATCATGGAGCTGAGTAACTCAATAGTAAATAGGCTTCGTTCGCAAGGTCACTTCATGGCCATCCATCTTCGCTTTGAGATGGATATGCTGGCATTTGCTGG GTGCCTTGATATATTTACTCCAGAAGAGCAAAAAGTTCTGAAGAAATATCGAGCTGAAAACTTTGCACCAAAGAAACTTGTTTATAGTGAGAGAAGGGCTATTGGAAAATGCCCTCTAACTCCAGAAGAG GTTGGTCTTATCTTACGAGCAATGGGGTTTGACAACTCTACCAGAATATATTTGGCAGCTGGTGAACTATTTGGTGGTGAGCGATTTATGAAGCCTTTTCGATCTTTATTCCCTCGGCTTGAGAATCATAATACCTTAGACTCTACTGGTGAACTGGCGAAGAATACACGTGGCCTGGTCGGGTCTGCTGTAGATTATATGGTTTGTCTGCTTGCTGACATATTCATGCCAACATATGATGGGCCAAGCAACTTTGCAAATAATCTTCTCGGCCACCGCCTCTACTATGGCTTCCGTACAAACATACAACCTGATAGGAAAGCTCTTGCCCCTATCTTTATTGATCGGGAGAAGGGGCATACAGCAGGTTTTGAAGAATCTATCAGGCGTGTGATGCTGAACACAAACTTCGGTGGACCTCACAAGCGGGTCTCACCTGAGTCTTTCTACACAAATTCATGGCCTGAGTGCTTTTGTCAGATATCAGCTTCCAATCCAGTGGATAAATGTCCACCGGATAATGTTTTAGATATCTTGGACAGCCAGTTGAAGACCGGAGGAGTTGATGACTCAGAATCTGTCACATCAAATTCAACATCTGTGGCAGATAAGTAG
- the LOC105179603 gene encoding TBC1 domain family member 13 isoform X1, producing MMKKRVPDWLNSSLWSSPNRSPSPPPTPQDVAPKTTAPAIAEAPVPVPPPAVARPAERPASSSAYATSAAKGETRNPLSGHSGNSTSVCDSDDENGSSSANSPASGGAGPGSVAPPAAVDTSRQAQILQELSRKVINMGELRKLASQGIPDGAGIRATIWKLLLGYLPTDRSLWPSEVAKKRSQYKNFKEELLMNPSEIARKLEKASLENHEVDRGSPGYLSRSEISHGEHPLSLGKSSIWNQFFQDAEIMEQIDRDVMRTHPDIHFFSGDSTSAKSNQEALKNILIVFAKLNPGIRYVQGMNEILAPLYFVLKNDPTEENAASAEADAFFCFVELLSGFRDNFVQQLDNSVVGIRATITRLSRLLKEHDEELWRHLEMTTKVNPQFYAFRWITLLLTQEFNFADSLIIWDTLLSDPDGPQETLLRICCAMLVIVRKRLLAGDFTSNLKLLQNYPVSNISHILYVASKLRVHPAG from the exons ATGATGAAGAAACGGGTCCCCGATTGGCTCAACAGCTCCCTCTGGTCATCTCCTAATCGGTCTCCTTCGCCGCCGCCTACGCCGCAGGACGTCGCGCCGAAAAC CACCGCCCCCGCTATTGCCGAGGCTCCCGTCCCGGTGCCACCGCCGGCCGTCGCGAGGCCGGCCGAGCGTCCGGCTTCCTCCTCAGCTTACGCTACTAGTGCTGCAAAAGGGGAAACTAGGAATCCGTTGAGTGGTCATTCTGGAAATAGTACTAGTGTTTGTGACAGTGATGATGAAAATGGTAGCTCGTCAGCAAATTCTCCGGCCTCTGGTGGTGCTGGTCCCGGTTCAGTGGCGCCTCCAGCTGCTGTGGATACTTCTAGGCAGGCTCAGATTTTACAAGAG TTGTCGAGGAAGGTTATAAATATGGGAGAATTGCGGAAGCTAGCATCACAAGGCATACCTGATGGAGCTGGTATTCGCGCAACGATTTGGAAG TTGTTATTGGGGTATCTACCAACTGATCGCTCTCTTTGGCCTTCAGAAGTGGCCAAGAAAAGGTCTCAGTAtaagaatttcaaagaagAGCTATTAATGAACCCT TCAGAGATTGCAAGGAAGCTGGAAAAGGCAAGTCTTGAGAACCATGAAGTGGATCGCGGCAGTCCAGGTTACCTGTCGAGATCAGAGATAAGTCATGGAGAACATCCCTTAAGTCTTGGGAAGAGTAGCATATGGAATCAGTTCTTCCAG GACGCCGAGATCATGGAACAGATTGACCGAGATGTCATGCGTACTCATCCAGACATACACTTCTTCTCAGGGGACTCAACTTCTGCTAAATCCAACCAA GAGGCATTGAAGAACATATTGATTGTATTCGCAAAGTTGAATCCGGGAATAAGATATGTGCAAGGGATGAATGAAATCTTGGCCCCACTGTACTTCGTGTTAAAAAATGATCCTACTGAGGAAAATGCG GCTTCTGCTGAAGCTGACGCTTTCTTCTGTTTTGTGGAGTTGTTGAGTGGATTTAGAGACAATTTTGTTCAACAACTTGATAACAGTGTAGTGGGAATCCGTGCCACCATTACAAGATTATCACGTCTTTTAAAGGAGCACGATGAGGAGCTGTGGCGTCACCTTGAGATGACAACAAAA GTCAATCCCCAATTTTATGCATTCAGGTGGATTACTCTCCTTCTGACCCAAGAATTCAATTTTGCAGACAGTCTCATAATCTGGGACACACTTCTGAGTGACCCTGATGGTCCTCAa GAAACTCTGCTCCGTATTTGTTGTGCAATGCTGGTGATAGTTCGGAAGCGTTTACTCGCAGGTGACTTCACGTCTAATCTTAAGTTGCTGCAGAACTACCCAGTTTCGAACATTAGCCACATTCTCTATGTTGCCAGCAAGTTGCGAGTTCACCCAGCGGGCTGA
- the LOC105179603 gene encoding TBC1 domain family member 13 isoform X2, whose translation MMKKRVPDWLNSSLWSSPNRSPSPPPTPQDVAPKTTAPAIAEAPVPVPPPAVARPAERPASSSAYATSAAKGETRNPLSGHSGNSTSVCDSDDENGSSSANSPASGGAGPGSVAPPAAVDTSRQAQILQELSRKVINMGELRKLASQGIPDGAGIRATIWKLLLGYLPTDRSLWPSEVAKKRSQYKNFKEELLMNPSEIARKLEKASLENHEVDRGSPGYLSRSEISHGEHPLSLGKSSIWNQFFQDAEIMEQIDRDVMRTHPDIHFFSGDSTSAKSNQEALKNILIVFAKLNPGIRYVQGMNEILAPLYFVLKNDPTEENAASAEADAFFCFVELLSGFRDNFVQQLDNSVVGIRATITRLSRLLKEHDEELWRHLEMTTKVNPQFYAFRWITLLLTQEFNFADSLIIWDTLLSDPDGPQETLLRICCAMLVIVRKRLLAGDFTSNLKLLQNYPVSNISHILYVASKLRVHPAG comes from the exons ATGATGAAGAAACGGGTCCCCGATTGGCTCAACAGCTCCCTCTG GTCATCTCCTAATCGGTCTCCTTCGCCGCCGCCTACGCCGCAGGACGTCGCGCCGAAAACCACCGCCCCCGCTATTGCCGAGGCTCCCGTCCCGGTGCCACCGCCGGCCGTCGCGAGGCCGGCCGAGCGTCCGGCTTCCTCCTCAGCTTACGCTACTAGTGCTGCAAAAGGGGAAACTAGGAATCCGTTGAGTGGTCATTCTGGAAATAGTACTAGTGTTTGTGACAGTGATGATGAAAATGGTAGCTCGTCAGCAAATTCTCCGGCCTCTGGTGGTGCTGGTCCCGGTTCAGTGGCGCCTCCAGCTGCTGTGGATACTTCTAGGCAGGCTCAGATTTTACAAGAG TTGTCGAGGAAGGTTATAAATATGGGAGAATTGCGGAAGCTAGCATCACAAGGCATACCTGATGGAGCTGGTATTCGCGCAACGATTTGGAAG TTGTTATTGGGGTATCTACCAACTGATCGCTCTCTTTGGCCTTCAGAAGTGGCCAAGAAAAGGTCTCAGTAtaagaatttcaaagaagAGCTATTAATGAACCCT TCAGAGATTGCAAGGAAGCTGGAAAAGGCAAGTCTTGAGAACCATGAAGTGGATCGCGGCAGTCCAGGTTACCTGTCGAGATCAGAGATAAGTCATGGAGAACATCCCTTAAGTCTTGGGAAGAGTAGCATATGGAATCAGTTCTTCCAG GACGCCGAGATCATGGAACAGATTGACCGAGATGTCATGCGTACTCATCCAGACATACACTTCTTCTCAGGGGACTCAACTTCTGCTAAATCCAACCAA GAGGCATTGAAGAACATATTGATTGTATTCGCAAAGTTGAATCCGGGAATAAGATATGTGCAAGGGATGAATGAAATCTTGGCCCCACTGTACTTCGTGTTAAAAAATGATCCTACTGAGGAAAATGCG GCTTCTGCTGAAGCTGACGCTTTCTTCTGTTTTGTGGAGTTGTTGAGTGGATTTAGAGACAATTTTGTTCAACAACTTGATAACAGTGTAGTGGGAATCCGTGCCACCATTACAAGATTATCACGTCTTTTAAAGGAGCACGATGAGGAGCTGTGGCGTCACCTTGAGATGACAACAAAA GTCAATCCCCAATTTTATGCATTCAGGTGGATTACTCTCCTTCTGACCCAAGAATTCAATTTTGCAGACAGTCTCATAATCTGGGACACACTTCTGAGTGACCCTGATGGTCCTCAa GAAACTCTGCTCCGTATTTGTTGTGCAATGCTGGTGATAGTTCGGAAGCGTTTACTCGCAGGTGACTTCACGTCTAATCTTAAGTTGCTGCAGAACTACCCAGTTTCGAACATTAGCCACATTCTCTATGTTGCCAGCAAGTTGCGAGTTCACCCAGCGGGCTGA